ACCAGCATTTAATCATGGGGTTAAGTTAGTTTCTATGGCGTTTCTAATTGACCCAGATCAGCCCGTAATTTGGCGGGGTCCTATGCTTAACGGAATCATTCGTCAGTTTCTTTATCAGGTAGAGTGGGGCGAACTTGACTACTTAATTGTGGATATGCCCCCTGGTACAGGAGATGCTCAATTAACTATGGCTCAAGCCGTACCTATGGCGGGGGCAGTAATTGTTACTACTCCTCAAACTGTATCGTTAATTGATGCCCGTCGTGGTTTAAAAATGTTCCAGCAGCTAGGAGTAAACCTACTGGGAATTGTAGAGAACATGAGCTACTTTATTCCCCCAGATATGCCTGATAAGAGTTACGATCTGTTTGGTTCAGGAGGTGGCGAAAGAACGGCGAAAGAACTCGATATTCCTTTGCTTGGCTGTGTTCCTTTAGAAATTGCCTTGAGAGAAGGAGGCGATAACGGAACGCCTATTGTAGTTGCCGATCCAGATTGCGCTTCTGCAAAAGCTCTAGTTGCGATCGCTGAACAAATTGCTGCCAAAGTGTCTATTGCCGCTTTTGCCTAAGTTGTCAACTAAGCTTTTAATTGACAAGTAAGGAAAGTTAATAACTGATGTTACTTGTCTTTTCTGTTGGTAAATAGATTCAGGTTGGCTTTACCGTCGTCGTGGGTTTAAAGCCTTCTCACGTCAGAGGACTTTTTTAGTTTTTAGTTTTTAGTTTCAACTAGATACCTGCTTGGGCTTGGCAATCTAACTTTTTTTGCGCTATACTCAAAGATCAACTAATAACTTTAAATTACCTACCATTCTACGACGGTGAGCAGTAAATCAAACTTGCAATGGTAGTGTGTATTAAGAATAATTTATTTAATATATTAATTTATGTCTCAGCTAGAACGGCTCATTATGATGGCAGAAGACGAGCTAACAGAATATAGTAGTGATGCTCGAAAAATAGAAAAGCTACGGCGCAAAATCGGCTTATCTGTACCGCCAGCAGAACAAAAAGAGGTCAAAGCAGCATTATTAGAAAAAATGCCTAAAGGCTTTTTTGGTAAGTTGATTGAAGAACAGCGTCAAACAGTAGCTTTACCTTTTTGGGGAATTGCTGGATTGGGATTACTATTTGGAATTTCTTTGCGTCAGCCAGTGGATTTTCTCGCTCCTGCTATTGGTATTCCTCTTGCTTTCAATATTCAAAAACGGGGTTGGCAATTACAGGCAAAACGCATTTTGCTTAAAACCTTAGAAGAGATTGAAGAACGAAGCAAACAACCAATCAAAGATTAAATAATACTGCTGTAAGTTAAATCATCAACGGCTAAGACTGACATATATCTTCCCTAATTTGAAGTTGATTAATTTCTGGTTGTTTCTCAACACAAAAATCTTTAATTTCTTCGCTTAATTCTTCTAGCTCTTTACTGACTTCTACTATTTCCTTATTTACCTCTTTAGCTTTACTGATATCTATTTCTTCTGTTATGTCGTTTAATCTCTCTTTAGAGATATCAATGCACTTACTATCAAGGCGAACATAGGTTTCATAAGGGCAGCCGTTTTCGGCTGTAACATATTGTTTAACAAACAAAGGTAGACACAAGGCTATTAAAGGTAAGGTAATTTTAAGATTATGAACCCGTTCTTTTTTAGCCATACCATCAACCCTAGCTGAATATTATATTTGTCTTCCTTTACAACTGTGGTTGATTTTGAGCCATTTTTGCTTGATTTGGATCACAATAAAATGTGATAGTTGTTATTTATTGCTTGATGCTTAACTCAATTGATTAATATTGTAGTATAGTATGCTATTTATGTAAAAATGGGCTGAGTTTTCGGGGAATTAAAGAGCTTTCTCTGCCCAAAAATGCCCCAAACAAAAGGCGATCGCGCCAGCAAAATAGACTTCCAAGCAAGAGAATCACTATTACCCAAACGGTGTTGAGGTAATATAAAGGCGATATAAAGAGTAAAAGCTATTCAGCAAAAGTTTTTACTCCATCCTCAGGATCTAATAGTAGACGAATTACTGATTTTTGAGATTTAGTAATAGGAGAAATAAATGATTCTCCTTTCACAGGAATATTAGTTTGACTTAAGTATAATTCTGAAGCTTTGCCCAAAGGAACTACTCGTTTGATTGAGCCATTAGGGTTAAGATATAAACGATATTCAAGACTTTGTTTTAGATCTTTGGGAGGTTGCCATTTATCTTGAAAATAGACTTTAATTTCTTGTAATTGAGCAGATTGAGATGAGTTTTGATCGACTAAACCTAAATCTTCAGGCGATTCTGAGGGTAAATTGTTAACTTTTGCGGACTTAGATTCATTGGATTCAACTGAATTAATTTCGGTTTTCGGCTGGGGATTAAGTCTGGCTATTTTCTGCTCTTTAGTTTCGGCAGGAGTTACAGTATTTAAGCGCGATCGCTCGCCTACTCGATCTAGTGGATAGTCAGCAGGATCGGGGATATTCGGTTTGGGTTTGGGGGTATCTACTGCTGGGGGAGGTGGTAGTTTTTTGGTCGATGTAAGTGGTTCATTCGATTTTAGTTTGGCAGTTGCTTTTCTATCTATCTTTGGTATTTTAGGAGGTACAATTTCATTGAATCGAGGAGTCTTTTCGATATTTTGAGAATCTGATTTGGAGTCGGTGGCAACATTTTGAGAATCTGGAGATTTTAAGAAGATACCAGTAATCCCCACCGCAGCTATAGTTGCAGCAGCTATAGTACCCCAGAGAGGAATTGTTTTGTTAAGTTGAGTTTGTTTTAGTTCGGGTAAGGCTACAAATTGGGTTGTGTATGCTTCTAAAGCAGTGACTAAATCAAATAACTGCACTGTGCTTAGTTGAATATTGTCCGCAGCAGCGTCATGAGTTAGATTAGCCAAAAATAATTGATGAGCAACTAATCCTTTGGATTTTAAACAAGGATAATTATTATTTAATTTATGGTCTATTTTTAAATCTACGTTTGATTTAGTTGCAGGATTTAGACTAGCGTGTAAAAATTCTTGAACATATCTATCAACTGCTATTTTCAACTGTTCTAAGTCTGATTGACCGCCTTTAATTTTGACCTGCTTGCTAGTAGGTAATCGTGGATCATCAAAGCTCAATTGAAATTGAAGTTTTTTAAGCATTTCTTGATTTGCCCAGCGAGATAAAGGAGGTTTATTGCCTTTTATTTCTAAAGTGCAGGTAGGAGGTGTAAAACGATGAAATGTAATAGACATGATAGATTATTGATTTTTATCAGGCACTAAAGTTGCATCAAAAATTGCAACCCAAAGTAAACAATGACCATTATTACTACTATAAAATAACAAGCTTATTAATAGCTTCCAGGCTAATTCTGACAAAGATTCTATCGACAATGTATCAGAATCATTAATTCTTTCGTGATAGTAATTAATAAATTTATCCAAGTATTTTTCTAGCAAAGCAGTCTGACGAGGTGTTTTATTTTGTTCTGCTGTTTGTTCTAACAAGCTAACGGCACGACGAAGCAATTCTTGATGTTGATTTGCTAAATAACAAATAATTAATACCAAAGAGCGTGCTTCTTCTACATCTAGTTTTTTTCTTTTCCCAGTACTTTTACGCAGAGGATTTGATGCTCTTAATCGCCATAAAGTTAAACGCTCGCCGACAATAGATTCTAAGTTTAAATCTTTAGCAGCCTCGATAATAGCTTCAGAGCTAATATTGGCGATCGCTTCTAAAGCTAATATTGCTAAATCTAAATAAGATTTTATATTTTCTAGTCGATCATCACCAATCAATTTTGGCGTAGCTAAGTCTTGCCATCTTGATGAATCAGCAGTGTTTTTAGTAGTGGATGGCATAAGCCGTCAAGCATTCAATTTATTTGTTAAGGTTGATGGGAAGATAGGAAAATGGGGAGCTAATTTAACCATTTGCTTTCTAACTAAATAATAGGCAATTTCAATGCAGATTAGCTTAATCACTAAAAGTAGGCAGAAAAATTGAAAACTCAAATCAAATTGATTTAGAAATAAAAATTCATAAATATTAGCTACGATGTAGTTTATAAAAACTTTATTAGTATTTAACGATTATTACTGTTTTCTCAAACAGATTGTAACCTGCATAATTAACTTTATATAAGAATAAATTTTTTAATTAAAAATGACTCTGTACTTATCTGGTGCTGTTGCATACTGTATTTTCCTAATCTATAAGATGTTTAGCGAGCGAGAATGTTCCAAAACAGAAGGAATATCTTGGATTGTGATTACAATCGCTTCTTTATTATGGGTAATTGTCATTCCGATATCAATTATCGAAATCCAGAGCAAAACTAAAGTAAAAGCTCAATCAAGCATACAGACAAAACAAATAAACTCTGGTTTAGAGATACATTAGTTGACAAGTTGAGATACTAAGGTGTTTGTCATCGGTTTAAAGCTCTTAGCTTTTGGCTCTTAGCTTTCAAGAGGTCTATTAAACACAATCCATTCCCCCAAGACTTGGGCGATCGCTCCTCCCGGTAAACTAGAGGTACAGCTTTTATTAGGTGCGGATATTAGCTGCACTACTGCTTCTATTTGGGCAAAATTTGGCTGTTTGGAGATTATATAGCCGCACCAAGTTAAATTAGCGGTGCGACCCCCTAAAGGGTGAAACAGTTTGCTCAACGGGTCACAGACCTGCAACGCAACTGTTTCACCGCGTCGCCGACAGAGCGGGTGGAAACGGCTCCGTCCAGGAGCCTGTCTTGAGACAGTTGTTCATGGGGGAAACCCCCAAGACCACACTGTCTCGCTGTTCCACACCCGAAGTTCAAGGGAACGCTCGAATCAGAGTAACGAGTAACGAGTTTTAAGAAATGTCTATCACGTTTACACGTAATGCTATAAGTTCAGAATAGGACGCGTCAAAATAATCTCTGGTGTCAAAGGACGTTGCCAGCTTAATGCACCCAAGCCATCTGCTCCAGCACCACGAATTAGGTTGTATAAAAATGTTTCGGCGCGATCGCTTTAAGTATGTCCTGTAACAACATACTTAAATCCTTTTTCTTCGGCAATTTCTACTAAAGTCTGATAACGCCACTTTTTGTAACCTGCATAATTAATTTTATACAAGAATAAATTTTTTGATTAAAAATGACTCTATACTTATCTGGTGCTGTTGCATACTGTATTTTCATAATCTATAAGATGTTTAGCGAGCGAGAATGTTCCAAAATAGAAGGAATATCTTGGATTGTGATTACAATCGCTTTCTTATTCTGGGTAATTGTCATTCCAATCTCAATTATCGAAATCCAGAGCAAAACTAAAGTAAAAGCTCAATCAAACATATAAACGAAAGTGATAAGTTAAGACACTACGCTGTTTGTCATCGGTTTAAAGCTTTTAGCTCTTAGCTTTCAAGAGGTCTATTAAACACAATCCATTCCCCCAAGACTTGGGCGATCGCTCCTCCTGGTAAGCTAGAGGTACGGCTTTTATTAGGTGCGGATATTAGCTGTACTACTGCTTCTATTTGGGCAAAATTTGGCTGTTTGGAGATTATAGAAGGCAAAAATTGACGAATTGCTCGACGTTGAATTGCAATGGGTGCAGAGCGCAAACCTAGGCGATTTAATTGATTATCTTTTTTTACTTCCTGTAATAGTTTCTGGGCTTCAGCTTCTAAGTATTCTACATCTGCTCGTAATAATTCTGCGGTTTGTGCCAAAGAGTTTTCCACCTGGGGATTAAAATTGGCTTGCAGGTAAGGAATTAACTCGCCACGAATGCGATTACGGGCATATTTATTATTTTCGTTAACCACATCAAACCAGATAGGTAAGTCAAATTGCTGACAAAATTCTAGAGTTTGGCGACGATATAAGTTCAAAATGGGACGCACCAAGATTATCTCTGGTGTCAAAGGACGTTGCCAGCTTAATGCACCTAAGCCATCTGCCCCTGCACCACGAATCAGGTTATATAAAAATGTTTCGGCGCGATCGCTTTTTGTATGTCCTGTAACAACATACTTAAATCCTTTTTCTTCGGCAATTTCTACTAAAGCCTGATAACGCCACTTTCTAGCAGCAGCTTCGGTTTCTTGAAGAAGATTAGCAATTTTTAGATAAAAGGGTAACTGCCAAATATGAGCTACCTCCCTTACTCTTTGGGCAATTCCTGCGTCTGTTGACCATTGATGATCGCAGTGAGCGATCGCTAATTGCCAATCCCATTTTGAGCATAGATCTAGCAACAGCTTACCTAAACATAATGAATCTTGACCTCCTGATACAGCAATTAGAATTTTGGCTTTTTTGGGCAAAAGAGATCGTTTTCGCAGAGTTTTATGTACTTTTGTCTGAATTTGAGTCCAATTTGCTTGAGGCATATTGTAATAACATATAGAAATTGGCGATGGAATTAATTATTATCAATTTAGTTTCAAACTTTAAAAAACTAATTGTGATTAAATTCTCAACTTATCATCTCGAAATTGATTAAGCTTCTTTTCAAGCAGTAGAATCAATAAGTTAAATAAGGTTATTAGGCAAAAATAACCTTATTTGAGCGATTTCTGGTACTTTTACCTATTTATCTTTTAATTAACTTAGGTCATGTTCATTAAATTTGTAATCTATAAATAACTAATTGCTGTGCGAAAGGCAGCCTAATAAAGGAATAAAGATTAAGTAAAGTAATTTGCATTTGAAAAAATCATAGGTAATTATTATATATAAGTAATAACTAGTACCAATAAATACTGATAAAAACTTGGTTCAGAGTAAAGTTCTTTTGTAAGTTCAAAATATTTGATTATGATTCGTATATTACTGGTTGATGACCAAAAAACGGTTATAGAAGCCCTAAAAATCTCTTTAGAACCTGAGCAGGATTTACAAATTGTGGGAACTGCTGATAATGGTATTTCTGCTATTGAACAAGTTGAAGCACTGCAACCCGATATTGTGGTCATGAATATGGAGATGCCTATCTTAGATGGGGCTAGTGCTACCAAAAGAATCACAAGTCAATTTGTGAACACTAAAGTTTTGATACTTACTTCCTATGACAGTGATGAATATATTACTAAATCATTGGCGATGGGAGCTAGAGGTTACCTATTAAAAAATACAGACTCACAAGACATTGCTGGAGCTATTCGCAATGTTCACAAAGGCTATACACAGATATCTCCTGGACTGCTAGAAAAGCTATTAGTGTATACAGATTCAGGAATAATACTGAGTAAGCTAAAAAATCCTGTAACCGCCCCTCAACAGGGAGGCATTTCCACTCGACAAGTTATGGGTAAATCACAAAAAACTGCTTCTACTTTGCAGCTTGCTTATCGTCAGCAACAAAAAGAAATTGTTAAATTGCGGCAAAGTCTGAACGAAAATCAACAGGAATTACCAAAAATCAGGCGAAACCTTGCTAACAATAGTAAATCAGTCTGGATGATTGCGATATTGGGACTACTTTCAATAGCAGCAATTAGTTTATTTTTGCTTAAGCTTTACAATAAGACAAACACTATTCAAGCCAAAGCTGAAAGTATTCAAATTAATATTATTCCTATGGAAAGAGTTGGTTTATATGGAGAATTTAGTCTTAGTGGTCTTGCTGAAAGAGTAGCAAAATCCTATAAGAATGATTCATCACTGGCTGATATTTCTACTGTTTATGTAGCACAAGAGGATGACGCTATCGTTTTAAAAGGGAAAATTCCTAATGCTGCGCTGCTTAGCAAAATGGAAAATCTTGCCAAGCAAGTTCCTGGAGTAAATAAAGTTTATACTAGTCAAGTTTCAATCCAACAAGTCTCAGGCGAAAATGTTCTGGGTTCCCAGGCAATGGATTTTTTGCTTGAATCAACAATCTCAATTAAAAATGAATAATGATTGAGGAATTAAAATCTCAAAATCGCGATCGCGTGAGGGCGCGCAAGCCGTTGCAGACTCAGGCATCCCTTAAGAACTTATCGATTAATTAAGAAATAGCATCTATAAATTATTATTATTGTGGGCAATAAGTCTTAGGTAAAACGACAAAAAAACGTATTTATTTTGCCCACCCTAAGAGAAAGCGATCGCACTGAACAAGACAAACTTTAATTGTTAATTGTTAATTGATAACTGATAATTGTTTAAGCGATACTACCTCGCTTACGAGCTTCTTTATAAGATGTTCCCACGTTGCGTAAACCTGCTTTAATTAACTGTTGCTCTAAGAGTCCAAAAAAGCGAGCGCGATCGCCTCCCCGAACTACCGCTTGATTATGTGCCTCTGCAAGGGCAACGGGATAACCATAGCCTTTATGTACCTGAGCCAGTACAATACTCAAAGAGCGATCGAATAAATCCTTGTCTTCTACTACCCAAGCAGGGACTTCAATCCGAGCTATTTCTGTTCCTACGTTGACATAGCAAAAATAAACCCGTTGAGCATCTTCATAAAGATCGAGAATACGTAAGTTACTGCGGTATAAAGGACTTCTTTGCCCTGGTAGTAGCTGACTACTCCAAAAAGTTGAATCACGCAAAGAGTCAATTTTCTGACAGGGATAGT
This DNA window, taken from Pleurocapsa sp. FMAR1, encodes the following:
- a CDS encoding DUF4335 domain-containing protein, with product MSITFHRFTPPTCTLEIKGNKPPLSRWANQEMLKKLQFQLSFDDPRLPTSKQVKIKGGQSDLEQLKIAVDRYVQEFLHASLNPATKSNVDLKIDHKLNNNYPCLKSKGLVAHQLFLANLTHDAAADNIQLSTVQLFDLVTALEAYTTQFVALPELKQTQLNKTIPLWGTIAAATIAAVGITGIFLKSPDSQNVATDSKSDSQNIEKTPRFNEIVPPKIPKIDRKATAKLKSNEPLTSTKKLPPPPAVDTPKPKPNIPDPADYPLDRVGERSRLNTVTPAETKEQKIARLNPQPKTEINSVESNESKSAKVNNLPSESPEDLGLVDQNSSQSAQLQEIKVYFQDKWQPPKDLKQSLEYRLYLNPNGSIKRVVPLGKASELYLSQTNIPVKGESFISPITKSQKSVIRLLLDPEDGVKTFAE
- a CDS encoding DUF3038 domain-containing protein, which codes for MPSTTKNTADSSRWQDLATPKLIGDDRLENIKSYLDLAILALEAIANISSEAIIEAAKDLNLESIVGERLTLWRLRASNPLRKSTGKRKKLDVEEARSLVLIICYLANQHQELLRRAVSLLEQTAEQNKTPRQTALLEKYLDKFINYYHERINDSDTLSIESLSELAWKLLISLLFYSSNNGHCLLWVAIFDATLVPDKNQ
- a CDS encoding Mrp/NBP35 family ATP-binding protein, which codes for MLDTQSVLEVLRPVQDPELQKSLVELNMIRNVSVDGGKVSFTLVLTTPSCPLREFIVEDCQTAVKTLPDVETVDVEVTAETPQQKSLPDRTSVPGIKNIIAISSGKGGVGKSSVAANVAVALAAQGSKVGLLDADIYGPNAPNMFGLSDAKIAVKQGINGEILEPAFNHGVKLVSMAFLIDPDQPVIWRGPMLNGIIRQFLYQVEWGELDYLIVDMPPGTGDAQLTMAQAVPMAGAVIVTTPQTVSLIDARRGLKMFQQLGVNLLGIVENMSYFIPPDMPDKSYDLFGSGGGERTAKELDIPLLGCVPLEIALREGGDNGTPIVVADPDCASAKALVAIAEQIAAKVSIAAFA
- the tilS gene encoding tRNA lysidine(34) synthetase TilS is translated as MPQANWTQIQTKVHKTLRKRSLLPKKAKILIAVSGGQDSLCLGKLLLDLCSKWDWQLAIAHCDHQWSTDAGIAQRVREVAHIWQLPFYLKIANLLQETEAAARKWRYQALVEIAEEKGFKYVVTGHTKSDRAETFLYNLIRGAGADGLGALSWQRPLTPEIILVRPILNLYRRQTLEFCQQFDLPIWFDVVNENNKYARNRIRGELIPYLQANFNPQVENSLAQTAELLRADVEYLEAEAQKLLQEVKKDNQLNRLGLRSAPIAIQRRAIRQFLPSIISKQPNFAQIEAVVQLISAPNKSRTSSLPGGAIAQVLGEWIVFNRPLES
- a CDS encoding response regulator — its product is MIRILLVDDQKTVIEALKISLEPEQDLQIVGTADNGISAIEQVEALQPDIVVMNMEMPILDGASATKRITSQFVNTKVLILTSYDSDEYITKSLAMGARGYLLKNTDSQDIAGAIRNVHKGYTQISPGLLEKLLVYTDSGIILSKLKNPVTAPQQGGISTRQVMGKSQKTASTLQLAYRQQQKEIVKLRQSLNENQQELPKIRRNLANNSKSVWMIAILGLLSIAAISLFLLKLYNKTNTIQAKAESIQINIIPMERVGLYGEFSLSGLAERVAKSYKNDSSLADISTVYVAQEDDAIVLKGKIPNAALLSKMENLAKQVPGVNKVYTSQVSIQQVSGENVLGSQAMDFLLESTISIKNE